In Prescottella soli, a genomic segment contains:
- a CDS encoding amidohydrolase: protein MVDRPAAGPLADGQHPDRIYLGGSVRTMVGAGRATAFAVRAGRFVAVGSDAEVRVLAGPRTVSVDLGGRAVLPGFIETHVHPHMSGAGSLDVDAGVEACPDIESLIGALAARASTSAPGEAIRATGFDDSLVVDDRGLTSADLDRAATNRPIVVRHLSGHGVYVNSFVLRDKGIDGDTPDPEGGVIVRDATGRPTGEFCEIPAMRLVLDPSETMPPAGELDDSLRRALARMASVGVTSFHDMFATPVMADSYRRLHASGELMLRGRLYAGFGMLDGFALGDSATVEGDDVLSVGGVKLISDGSIQLHTGALSEPYHDLGGCRCGDMAIPPGDLDEMVARCHAAGRQVAIHTNGDRAIDVALDAIEKARAASGDAALTPPGLQHRLEHVQTLREDQILRMRELGVAASVFVNHVYYWGDRHRDRFLGPRRGSRISPLASIAAADLQFALHCDSPVTPVDPLFTIHTAVNRVTRGGRVLGPEQRIDAQTAVAGYTTSAARLGAESAVKGAIAPGLLADFVVLTSDPLACDPATIKDIEVLATVVGDRVVYAADRDLGSAIDGSHEGECG, encoded by the coding sequence GTGGTCGATCGTCCGGCAGCCGGTCCGCTCGCGGACGGGCAGCATCCCGACCGGATCTACCTGGGCGGCAGCGTGCGGACCATGGTGGGAGCCGGACGTGCAACCGCCTTCGCGGTCCGCGCCGGACGGTTCGTCGCGGTCGGATCCGATGCGGAGGTCCGGGTTCTCGCGGGTCCGCGGACCGTATCGGTCGATCTGGGCGGTCGTGCGGTGCTCCCGGGATTCATCGAAACGCATGTTCATCCGCACATGTCGGGTGCGGGCAGTCTCGATGTCGACGCCGGAGTGGAGGCCTGCCCGGACATCGAATCACTCATCGGTGCGCTGGCGGCCCGGGCGTCGACGTCCGCGCCCGGGGAGGCAATCCGCGCGACGGGATTCGACGACAGCCTCGTCGTCGACGATCGCGGACTGACCTCGGCCGACCTCGATCGCGCCGCCACGAATCGTCCGATCGTCGTGCGGCACCTGTCCGGGCACGGCGTGTACGTCAACTCTTTCGTACTGCGGGACAAGGGAATCGACGGTGACACACCGGACCCCGAAGGTGGCGTGATCGTTCGCGACGCGACGGGGCGTCCCACGGGGGAGTTCTGCGAGATCCCGGCCATGCGGTTGGTGCTCGATCCGAGTGAAACGATGCCGCCGGCCGGCGAGCTCGACGATTCGCTCCGTCGTGCGCTGGCGCGAATGGCATCCGTCGGCGTCACGAGCTTCCACGACATGTTCGCCACCCCCGTCATGGCGGACTCGTACCGACGGTTGCACGCCTCGGGAGAACTGATGCTTCGCGGTCGTCTGTACGCGGGCTTCGGCATGCTCGACGGATTCGCCCTGGGGGACAGCGCCACCGTGGAGGGCGACGACGTCCTGAGTGTCGGTGGTGTGAAACTGATCTCGGACGGGTCGATCCAGCTGCACACGGGTGCGCTGTCCGAGCCCTATCACGACCTGGGTGGTTGTCGCTGCGGTGACATGGCGATTCCGCCCGGGGATCTCGACGAGATGGTGGCTCGATGTCACGCCGCGGGCCGGCAGGTGGCGATCCACACGAACGGGGACCGTGCCATCGACGTCGCGCTCGATGCGATCGAGAAGGCGAGGGCGGCGTCGGGGGATGCTGCTCTGACACCGCCCGGACTGCAGCACCGCCTGGAACACGTCCAGACCTTGCGCGAGGACCAGATCCTGCGGATGCGTGAACTCGGCGTCGCGGCTTCGGTGTTCGTCAACCACGTCTACTACTGGGGCGACCGGCACCGGGACCGCTTCCTGGGACCGCGACGCGGCAGCAGGATCAGCCCGCTCGCATCGATCGCGGCGGCGGATCTGCAGTTCGCGCTGCACTGCGACAGTCCCGTCACCCCCGTCGATCCGTTGTTCACCATCCACACCGCGGTCAACCGCGTCACGCGGGGCGGGCGGGTGCTGGGTCCCGAGCAGCGGATCGACGCCCAGACGGCGGTAGCCGGATACACGACGTCGGCGGCTCGCCTCGGCGCCGAGAGCGCCGTGAAGGGCGCGATCGCGCCAGGCCTGTTGGCGGACTTCGTCGTTCTCACGAGCGACCCCCTTGCCTGCGATCCAGCGACGATCAAGGACATCGAGGTGCTCGCGACCGTCGTCGGGGACCGCGTCGTGTACGCGGCCGACCGGGATCTCGGATCGGCAATCGACGGATCTCACGAAGGAGAGTGCGGATGA
- a CDS encoding ABC transporter substrate-binding protein has protein sequence MKRSSLARIGTLFTALTAATVLLAGCAGGSGSATDASDVTTGLVGDQADGGDPTSGGTLSYATYNGVSSLDPADRQDGGATGGSEMAAIYDLLMRYDPESKQYQPQLAQALTANGDNTVWTLKLREGAKFSDGTAVDAAAVQWSINHYLEKKGTHTQVWKASVADVSSPDPSTVVFTLKQPWNEFPILFTTGPGMIVSPSSMASGKFVAVGAGPFTVEKFASQDELLLAANPGYWNGKPHLDKLRFPAIVSEQAKLDALHTGGVQAAYLRNAEVVHNALEAGDVGYVYTANMGGVGNINEREGRPASDERVRKAIVAAFNPETFNQRVEAGFGMPSSDMFQSWSKWHGDVAGTGYDPEAAKKYLAEAKADGYDGKLTYVGLNDPATQQSALAFQSMLQAVGFTVDIVYTTSINDLVKTMYVQHDYDIGYAGFNILDESPFVRMYGNFYSESTSNVLGYKNPEMDALLGKLQTAPSDADRRKVLEDIQTVVNETAPVIVVSAGKYFIPWSTNTHGITPSADGIMLFGNAWLASDSAS, from the coding sequence ATGAAGCGATCGTCACTTGCCCGGATCGGAACGCTGTTCACGGCATTGACCGCCGCGACGGTGCTGCTGGCCGGGTGCGCGGGAGGTTCGGGTTCGGCAACCGATGCGTCGGACGTCACGACCGGCCTGGTCGGCGACCAGGCCGACGGTGGTGATCCGACGTCCGGCGGGACGCTGTCCTACGCGACGTACAACGGTGTCAGCAGCCTGGATCCGGCGGACCGTCAGGACGGCGGCGCCACCGGCGGCAGCGAGATGGCCGCGATCTACGACCTGTTGATGCGTTACGACCCGGAGTCGAAGCAGTACCAGCCGCAGTTGGCGCAGGCGCTGACGGCGAACGGCGACAACACCGTGTGGACGCTGAAGCTGCGCGAGGGAGCGAAGTTCAGCGACGGCACCGCGGTCGACGCGGCGGCGGTGCAGTGGAGCATCAACCACTACCTGGAGAAGAAGGGCACCCACACGCAGGTGTGGAAGGCGTCGGTCGCCGACGTGTCCTCGCCCGATCCGTCGACGGTGGTCTTCACGCTGAAGCAGCCGTGGAACGAGTTCCCGATCCTGTTCACCACCGGTCCGGGCATGATCGTGTCGCCGTCGTCGATGGCGAGTGGCAAGTTCGTCGCGGTCGGTGCGGGCCCGTTCACGGTGGAGAAGTTCGCGTCGCAGGACGAGTTGCTGCTCGCCGCGAACCCCGGCTACTGGAACGGGAAGCCGCACCTGGACAAGCTGCGCTTCCCGGCGATCGTGAGCGAGCAGGCCAAGCTGGACGCGCTGCACACCGGCGGCGTGCAGGCGGCGTACCTGCGCAATGCCGAGGTGGTCCACAACGCCCTCGAGGCCGGCGACGTCGGCTACGTCTACACCGCCAACATGGGCGGTGTCGGCAACATCAACGAGCGTGAGGGCCGACCCGCGTCCGACGAACGCGTGCGAAAGGCGATCGTTGCGGCGTTCAACCCGGAGACGTTCAACCAGCGGGTCGAGGCCGGCTTCGGCATGCCGAGCAGCGACATGTTCCAGTCCTGGTCGAAGTGGCACGGTGACGTCGCCGGTACGGGCTACGACCCGGAGGCCGCGAAGAAGTACCTCGCCGAGGCCAAGGCTGACGGCTACGACGGCAAGCTCACGTACGTCGGACTCAACGATCCCGCGACGCAGCAGAGCGCGCTCGCGTTCCAGTCGATGTTGCAGGCCGTAGGGTTCACCGTCGACATCGTCTACACGACGAGCATCAACGACCTGGTGAAGACGATGTACGTGCAGCACGACTACGACATCGGGTACGCGGGGTTCAACATTCTCGACGAGTCGCCGTTCGTGCGCATGTACGGCAACTTCTACAGCGAGTCGACGTCGAACGTCCTCGGCTACAAGAACCCCGAGATGGACGCGCTGCTCGGCAAGCTGCAGACCGCACCGAGCGACGCCGATCGCCGCAAGGTCCTCGAGGACATCCAGACCGTCGTGAACGAGACCGCCCCGGTGATCGTTGTCAGCGCCGGTAAGTACTTCATCCCGTGGAGCACGAATACGCACGGGATCACCCCCAGTGCGGACGGGATCATGCTGTTCGGAAATGCCTGGCTCGCTTCCGATTCCGCGTCCTAG